Proteins encoded in a region of the Haloglomus salinum genome:
- a CDS encoding HVO_2753 family zinc finger protein translates to MSQADNSETRQCVSCGINIAGTNAARFKCPDCGHLIFRCSTCRKQSNLYECPDCGFTGP, encoded by the coding sequence ATGAGCCAGGCCGACAACAGCGAGACGCGCCAGTGCGTCTCCTGTGGCATCAACATCGCCGGGACGAACGCCGCCCGGTTCAAGTGCCCCGACTGCGGGCACCTGATCTTCCGGTGTTCGACCTGCCGCAAGCAGAGCAACCTCTACGAGTGTCCGGACTGTGGCTTCACGGGGCCCTGA